A genomic stretch from Deltaproteobacteria bacterium includes:
- the nuoK gene encoding NADH-quinone oxidoreductase subunit NuoK — MLSHYLILSAIVFAIGVFGVLLRRNAIIVMMSIELMLNAVNLGFVAVSNHLGVIDGQIFVIFIMAVAAAEAAVGLAIIIAVFRNYYSVETDEVSSLAL, encoded by the coding sequence ATGTTAAGTCATTATTTGATTCTCAGTGCTATTGTTTTTGCGATTGGTGTGTTTGGGGTTCTTCTGCGCCGCAACGCGATTATCGTCATGATGAGCATTGAGTTAATGCTAAATGCCGTAAACTTGGGGTTTGTGGCTGTCTCGAATCACTTGGGAGTTATAGATGGGCAGATTTTTGTTATCTTTATTATGGCGGTAGCTGCGGCAGAAGCCGCAGTTGGGCTTGCAATAATAATTGCGGTTTTTCGCAACTATTACTCTGTTGAGACAGATGAAGTTTCATCCCTAGCTCTTTAG
- a CDS encoding NADH-quinone oxidoreductase subunit J has translation MSFFAIILSAFTVFTALGVVLSRRPLNSALWLVATLFLVAGHFAYLDAHFLAVIQVMLYAGAIMVLVIFVIMLLGIRDGGEFDKVALYKGLAVGLVLAGFVVIVGGAALRELEGLELVGSTRPSSILTASGGGVKQIGQSMFTDFLLPFELTSILLLAAIVGAVVLTLEPKRLLSAGRGLEAKRRAAGAES, from the coding sequence ATGTCATTTTTCGCTATAATCCTTAGCGCATTTACGGTTTTTACTGCCCTAGGGGTGGTGCTATCTAGGCGTCCTCTAAACAGCGCGCTATGGCTTGTAGCTACGCTGTTTTTAGTGGCTGGGCATTTTGCCTATTTAGATGCGCATTTTCTCGCCGTCATTCAAGTGATGCTATATGCGGGAGCCATCATGGTTCTCGTGATATTTGTGATCATGCTCCTTGGTATTCGAGATGGGGGCGAGTTTGATAAGGTGGCTCTGTATAAGGGATTAGCGGTTGGATTGGTTCTAGCTGGATTTGTAGTCATCGTTGGTGGGGCTGCGCTTAGGGAGCTAGAGGGTCTTGAGCTAGTGGGTAGCACACGGCCTTCTAGTATCTTAACTGCCTCAGGTGGTGGCGTTAAGCAAATAGGGCAATCGATGTTTACAGATTTTCTTCTTCCCTTCGAGCTTACGTCTATTTTGCTTTTAGCTGCGATTGTTGGTGCTGTAGTGCTCACGTTAGAGCCAAAGCGACTACTTTCGGCTGGTCGGGGACTAGAGGCAAAGAGGCGTGCTGCTGGAGCGGAGAGTTAA
- a CDS encoding NADH-quinone oxidoreductase subunit H, translated as MLVEFGIVVLKAVVVLVVLLHFALFTIWVERKGSALIQDRVGANRASWFGFDLAGVLNTIVADPVKALLKEDFLPKGTSQLMHSLGPFLAVFPVLLSFAVIPLGPPILWDGREISLQLAELNAGVLYVFAMGSLATYGVVLAGWVSNNKFSLFGGLRATAQMISYEISMGISIIGVLVIYQTLDLPSIVEYQRGTFLGLPRWGVFLNPIGFILFFFSMMAETKRAPFDLPESESELVAGYLTEYSGMKFLLFWLGEFAEIVVASALIVVLFFGGWQLPYFDVASISSGGIQWGVILGVAAFMLKVAFFCVLQVVVRWTLPRFRYDQLMGLCWKIMFPVALVNLLATVVLVLSGFYA; from the coding sequence ATGCTTGTTGAGTTTGGCATCGTGGTGCTTAAGGCGGTGGTGGTTTTGGTGGTATTGCTGCACTTTGCTCTATTCACTATCTGGGTGGAGCGAAAGGGTTCGGCGCTCATCCAAGATCGAGTAGGTGCAAATAGAGCTTCCTGGTTTGGCTTCGACCTCGCCGGTGTGCTCAATACCATTGTGGCCGATCCGGTGAAGGCTCTGCTCAAAGAAGATTTCTTGCCAAAGGGGACGAGTCAGTTAATGCATAGCCTCGGGCCTTTTTTAGCAGTGTTTCCTGTCTTGCTTTCATTTGCCGTCATTCCGCTTGGACCTCCAATCTTATGGGATGGGCGAGAGATTAGCTTGCAGTTAGCGGAGCTAAACGCTGGGGTATTATACGTCTTTGCCATGGGGTCGCTTGCTACATACGGCGTCGTATTGGCAGGTTGGGTGTCGAACAACAAGTTTTCGCTTTTTGGTGGGCTCAGAGCTACTGCCCAAATGATTTCGTACGAGATCAGCATGGGTATTAGTATTATTGGAGTCTTGGTCATTTATCAAACGCTGGATCTTCCTAGTATTGTTGAGTATCAGAGGGGAACTTTTTTGGGACTCCCGCGTTGGGGAGTATTTCTAAATCCAATCGGCTTCATTCTGTTTTTCTTCTCTATGATGGCTGAAACAAAGCGAGCGCCTTTTGATTTACCTGAAAGCGAATCGGAATTAGTTGCTGGCTATCTCACCGAGTACTCAGGCATGAAATTTTTGTTATTTTGGTTAGGAGAATTTGCTGAGATAGTAGTGGCGTCTGCCTTAATAGTTGTGCTCTTCTTTGGTGGCTGGCAGTTGCCGTATTTTGATGTTGCGTCGATTTCAAGTGGGGGCATTCAATGGGGTGTCATTCTTGGTGTTGCGGCCTTTATGTTAAAGGTAGCTTTCTTTTGCGTGCTCCAAGTGGTAGTGCGGTGGACGTTACCGCGATTTCGCTATGATCAGCTAATGGGGTTATGTTGGAAGATTATGTTTCCGGTAGCACTTGTTAACCTTTTAGCTACAGTGGTTTTGGTGCTTTCTGGATTCTATGCATAG